AAATCCTTTGCATCTTCTCTGTTCATCGTCAAGCTGTAGGCAAACCTCTCAAGGTTTGATTCCAAGTCGACTAGCTGTGTGTGAAATTCTACTGCTGTCATGGCTCTATGATGTTTTGTTATTTTGAAATAATCTAAATAAACGTTGAAACAAATATACAATAGAGTTAAACAACTAAGCAAGAACGGAGCGGTATTGCGGCTAACTTTAAGCTTGTAGTCTAAATAATATAAATCTGTATTGGTTGTAGATGTAAGTTGTTTGTTAATCTAGTCTAAATAGAATATAAATAAAATACGATGTTAACTCTTTTTGTAAAATATTGATATTCAGAAATTTTGATAGTGTTAAGAAGCGTTAATTACCGCCTTGTTTCGAAATTATTGACTGAAAATCGTCAAGTGTGGAGAGTTTTGCAAAAGTTTTGGGCTTGCGTTTTATTTCGTCTAACGCTGGACCGCCACCAATAATGGTCGACAATGGAAAGTGGATTGATAGTTCTTTCATTAGCTGGTCGAGCTTGTGTGGTTGAGGGAACGTGGCGGAAAAGATAAAGAATTTGGGATGCAGCTGTTTCCCTACGGAGATAATATCGGCAAGCGGAACAGATTGACCTAAATATAAGGTGTTTAAACGTTTGGCCCTGGTGAGATAGTTGAGCGACAAAAGCACAAGCTCGTGATATTCACCTTCGGGCAAAAAGAAAATATGCTTTGGCAGTTCACCCCTGTTTGGCCCCAGCAGACCGGTTTCATGAAGTATCCTATTCCTAATTAGGCTAGAGGCAAAGTGCTCGTGGGCTGGAATGATTTCACCAATTTGCCACATCATCCCAAGTTTGTCTAGGAACGGGAAAATCAATTTTTCTAAGGCGTATCCAAAGCCATTCGAAGTAATTGAACCGTTGATGATGTCATCAAAGGTTTTCTCATCAAAATTGACCATGGCAATAACCAGCTGTTCTGTAAGCAGCCCCGGACTTTTATGCTTATCTACCACGTTGGTTACGGTGGTTGTGAGCTCCGCAAACGACATGTGGGCCAGCATCGATATTTTCATCCCGCAGTTGTTGAGGATGGAAACGTTTAGCAGTTTTTTTAAATCATCATCGCTATATTCCCGAATGTTTGTCAGTGTGCGTGCGGGCTCCACAATGTGATACCTACGTTCCCACATCCGAATGGTATGAGCCTTAATGCCCGTGAGCAATTCAAGGTCCTTTATAGAGTAGATAGCCATAACAATAGTGTTAAATTCCAGTTATTAACGTAAACAGTAGCGCTATTGTTCAACCTTTTACCTAACTTTCCTAAGCAACATTATGCCATCCCTAATGGGTAACAGGACATTTTCGACTGAACTGTCGTTGTGAACAAAGTCGTTGAAGTTGAGGATACCCTTTGTTTGAGCATCACTGGATGCAACGCTCGACACAACCTTCCCATCCCAAAGTACATTATCAGCAAGAATGAAGCTGCCAATCTTCATAAATGGCATTATTGCTTTGAAGTATTCAATGTATTGGCGTTTGTCACCATCGATAAATGCGAGGTCGAATTGAGTTATCAGGGTAGGAATAATATCTATGGCATTGCCAATATGGAGTTTTATCTGCTTGCCATATGATGCTCGGTCGAAGTATGATTGAGCAAGTGGTGCCAACTCGTCGTCGATTTCAATTGTGTGAAGAACCCCGTTGGCCGATAACCCCTTCGCTAGGCACAAGGCAGAGTAGCCCGTGAAGGTTCCAATCTCCAGAATTGCTGCAGGGAAAACCATCTTGCTAATCATCTCGAGAACAACGCCTTGCAAATGTCCTGAAAGCATTCTCGGATGGACAGTATTGAGATTTGTATTACGGTCGAGTTCCTTAAGTAATTCCTCTTCTGGCTGGGTATGCTCAAGGATGTATTGCTCCAGCTTTCTATCGCGCGGTATCATGGTTAGCGGAAGATAAGGGTTGAGAGTTGGTCCGGCGAAAAAACTTCGTTGGCTACCTCCTGAAGGCTCTCTGCCGTTATGGTGTTTATTTTTCTTGCTACTTCCTCTTGGCTATCAACAGTATTGTATATGAGCAAACTTTTGCCGATTGAAAGCATTTGACTCTCGTTGCTTTCGGCAGCAATTGCCAGCTGCCCTATAAGTTGCTTTTTTGCTTTATGAAGCTGCAGCACACTAATTTTTACATCGCGGATCCGGGCCAGTTCCTTGTTAACTAGATTTATGCTTTTCTGGATGTTGCCTTTGTCGGTGCCAAAATAGATAGAAACAATGCCAGTGTCAGTGTAGGGGGAATAGGAAGCCTCTACGTTATAAGCAAGGCCATACTTCTCCCGCAGTGATAGATTGAGACGAGAATTCATCCCGGGACCACCTAACAAATTGGTTAGGAGGTGTAACGCTACTCGTTTATCGCTTTTTAGGTCGTAAGCAGCATTCCCGATAATGCAGTGTGCCTGGTAGGTGGACTTGTGCTTCTCCACCATCTTGGGAGCATATCCTGAAAATGGAATGCGATTGTAGTTTCTATAATTAGGTGGGTAATGGCCAAAATACTTCTCTGCAATTCTTTTAACCGTATTAAACGGAATATCCCCTGCGGACGAAAAAACAAGTTGATCGCTATTGTAGGTTCTCTGCATAAAGGCAAGAATGCTTTTCTTGTCGAATGCTCGAAGATTCTTTTTGGTGCCAAGAATATTTCTGCCAATGGGAGCACCTTCAAATACCTGTTCCTCAAAATCGTCAAAGATGAGTTCGGAAGGGCTGTCTTTGTATGAGTTAATTTCATCAAAAACAACCTCTTTCTCCTTCGATAATTCCTTTTCAGGGAAGGTAGAGTTGAACATGATGTCAGCAATTAACTCCGCTGCTCGTTCGAAGTCGCTGGTTAGGATACTTGCATAAATGCATGTTTCCTCTTTGGCTGTGTAGGCGTTCAAGTCACCACCAATATCTTCCAGCCGGCTTATAATATGGTATGCTTTTCGGTGAGTTGTTCCTTTGAATATGACGTGTTCAATAAAGTGAGCCAACCCATGCTCATTCTCCAATTCATCCCGAGTCCCCGTGTTAATGGTAATTCCGCAATGAGCAATTTTGGAGTTGTTTCTCCAGTGGATAAAGCGGATTCCGTTGCTGAGAGTCAGGATGTTGAATTCCTGCATATTCTGTTTTGTTAAATTTGCTTGGCAAAGGTAACAATGATTGACTAATTTGGGTCAACAGTGGTAGGGTGAAGTTAACGTCTTGTTTAATTTGCTAAAACAATACAATTGGTTTGTAGTAAATGAATTATGGATAAACGAACAGCCACATCACTTGTGGTGAAGGCTTTTCAGCAGATATTTTGTAATCGAGTATTTGGAGGTTTTGAAATTTTGTATACATTTGCATCGCAATTGAGCAAGCGGGTGCCATAGCTCAGATGGTAGAGCAAAGGACTGAAAATCCTTGTGTCCGTGGTTCGATCCCACGTGGCACCACCAGCCGGAAAGATAACTCTTTCCGGCTTTTTTAATATTTGGTTCAGGCATACTTTCCTCAAATACATATCCCCCATTGTTAACCTGCATGTGGGATTACATCAATCTCCTACAAATTTTGATTCCCAAAGTAAAACAGTAATTTTGCACCTTGGCCAAAAGAGGCGTTGTTGCATTGATCTAAATGAATATGTCAAAACAGCTGCGCCTGGCTTGTTTCATACTCAATTTCAAAAAAGTTTACCATGGATCAGAAATTAATCCTAATTATCCTCGATGGCTGGGGAATCGGCAGGAAGGATAGCACCGACGCCATTTCCAACGCTAAGACTCCATACATGGACTACCTTGCAAAGACCTATCCCACATCAAAACTCCTCACAAGCGGAGAAGATGTAGGTCTACCGGATGGTCAGATGGGCAATTCAGAGGTTGGCCACCTTAACATTGGTGCAGGTAGGGTTGTATACCAAGATCTTGTTCGTATAAACAAGGCATGTGCAGACAATAGCATTTCTCAAAATAAAACATTGGTTGATGCCTTCACCTATGCAAAAGAAAAAGGTGTGGCCGTTCATTTCCTTGGCCTAGTTTCCGATGGAGGGGTACATTCGTTAGATAAACATCTTTACAAACTATGTGATATTACCAAGGATTTTGGACTTCAAAAGGTTTTTATTCACGCTTTTACCGATGGTCGTGATACAGACCCGGAGAGTGGGCTTGGTTTTATAACCCAGCTGGAGGAGCATCTGAAAACCTCCAATGGTACCATTGCTACGCTCGTTGGCCGCTACTATGCCATGGATAGGGATAAGCGCTGGGAGCGTGTAAAGGAGGCGTATGATCTAATGGTTGAGGGCAAGGGCAAACAGGTTCATAGCATTGTCGACGCCATGAAGGAGTCCTATGCACAAGGAGTAACTGATGAATTTATCAAGCCGGTTGTTAGGGTTGATAACCAGGGAAATCCGGTTGGTAAAATTGCTGCTGGAGATGTGGTTATTTGCTTCAACTACCGTACCGATAGGCTTCGCGAGATGACCACGGTGTTATCACAAAAGGATATGCCTGAGCAGGGAATGCACACCATACCGTTGCACTACGTTACGATGACTAGGTACGATGATACCTTTAAGAATGTAAATATTGTTTACGATAAAGACAATCTTCAGAATACACTTGGCGAGGTAGTGTCAAATGCCGGTGGACATCAAATCCGCATTGCCGAAACCGAAAAGTATGCGCATGTAACTTTCTTCTTTTCTGGTGGGCGTGAGGAGCCATTTGCCAACGAAAGCAGGTTGATGGTGCAGTCACCAAAGGTAGCAACCTATGATCTTCAACCTGAGATGAGTGCTATAGAGGTTAAGGACGCCATTGTGGCCGAGCTGAAGAAGGGAGAAGCTAACTTTGTTTGCCTCAATTTTGCCAATGGTGACATGGTTGGACACACTGGAATTTGGCCTGCAATAATCAAGGCAGTTGAAACTGTTGATTCCTGCGTGAAGGAGGTGGTTGAAACTGCCAAAGCCAATGGTTATTCCGCAATTATAATTGCCGATCATGGTAATGCTGATAATGCAGTGAATCCCGATGGCTCTCCCAATACCGCCCATTCATTAAACCCTGTTCCATTTATTCTTGTTTCTGATAAATACCGCAAGGTGAAGAATGGTATTCTTGCAGATGTGGCACCCACAATCATTAAAATTTTGGGACTTTCTCAGCCGACTGAAATGACAGGGAAAATACTAATTGAGGAGTAGATGATTCAAATTGATGATAAAATAATTGGCTCTGCTGTTTTTGAGGAGCAGTTTATTTGTGATCTCCCGAACTGCCTTGGAGTTTGCTGTGTGCAAGGTATCTCAGGTGCGCCGCTTGACTTAGCAGAGGTGCTCTTGTTGGAGGACGATCTGGAGAAGATTATACCTTTCCTTAAGCCAGAAGGTGTTGAGGCCATCCGGGAGTTAGGCGTGGTGGTGACCGATTTTGAAGGCGACCTTACTACTCCTTTAATTAATGGCAAAGAGTGCGCATTTTGCATAGAGGAGAAGGGGATTAGCCAGTGTGGGATTGAACGTGCTTATAAACAGGGGAAGACCAAATTTCAAAAG
The nucleotide sequence above comes from Williamwhitmania sp.. Encoded proteins:
- a CDS encoding DUF3109 family protein, giving the protein MIQIDDKIIGSAVFEEQFICDLPNCLGVCCVQGISGAPLDLAEVLLLEDDLEKIIPFLKPEGVEAIRELGVVVTDFEGDLTTPLINGKECAFCIEEKGISQCGIERAYKQGKTKFQKPVSCHLYPIRIKTIGEFTAINYDHWDICNHARVLGEKEGVPVYQFLKEPIIRRFGEDFYQQLEEAARLIRKEKEQ
- a CDS encoding MerR family transcriptional regulator; translation: MAIYSIKDLELLTGIKAHTIRMWERRYHIVEPARTLTNIREYSDDDLKKLLNVSILNNCGMKISMLAHMSFAELTTTVTNVVDKHKSPGLLTEQLVIAMVNFDEKTFDDIINGSITSNGFGYALEKLIFPFLDKLGMMWQIGEIIPAHEHFASSLIRNRILHETGLLGPNRGELPKHIFFLPEGEYHELVLLSLNYLTRAKRLNTLYLGQSVPLADIISVGKQLHPKFFIFSATFPQPHKLDQLMKELSIHFPLSTIIGGGPALDEIKRKPKTFAKLSTLDDFQSIISKQGGN
- a CDS encoding O-methyltransferase; the encoded protein is MIPRDRKLEQYILEHTQPEEELLKELDRNTNLNTVHPRMLSGHLQGVVLEMISKMVFPAAILEIGTFTGYSALCLAKGLSANGVLHTIEIDDELAPLAQSYFDRASYGKQIKLHIGNAIDIIPTLITQFDLAFIDGDKRQYIEYFKAIMPFMKIGSFILADNVLWDGKVVSSVASSDAQTKGILNFNDFVHNDSSVENVLLPIRDGIMLLRKVR
- the gpmI gene encoding 2,3-bisphosphoglycerate-independent phosphoglycerate mutase: MDQKLILIILDGWGIGRKDSTDAISNAKTPYMDYLAKTYPTSKLLTSGEDVGLPDGQMGNSEVGHLNIGAGRVVYQDLVRINKACADNSISQNKTLVDAFTYAKEKGVAVHFLGLVSDGGVHSLDKHLYKLCDITKDFGLQKVFIHAFTDGRDTDPESGLGFITQLEEHLKTSNGTIATLVGRYYAMDRDKRWERVKEAYDLMVEGKGKQVHSIVDAMKESYAQGVTDEFIKPVVRVDNQGNPVGKIAAGDVVICFNYRTDRLREMTTVLSQKDMPEQGMHTIPLHYVTMTRYDDTFKNVNIVYDKDNLQNTLGEVVSNAGGHQIRIAETEKYAHVTFFFSGGREEPFANESRLMVQSPKVATYDLQPEMSAIEVKDAIVAELKKGEANFVCLNFANGDMVGHTGIWPAIIKAVETVDSCVKEVVETAKANGYSAIIIADHGNADNAVNPDGSPNTAHSLNPVPFILVSDKYRKVKNGILADVAPTIIKILGLSQPTEMTGKILIEE
- a CDS encoding pitrilysin family protein gives rise to the protein MQEFNILTLSNGIRFIHWRNNSKIAHCGITINTGTRDELENEHGLAHFIEHVIFKGTTHRKAYHIISRLEDIGGDLNAYTAKEETCIYASILTSDFERAAELIADIMFNSTFPEKELSKEKEVVFDEINSYKDSPSELIFDDFEEQVFEGAPIGRNILGTKKNLRAFDKKSILAFMQRTYNSDQLVFSSAGDIPFNTVKRIAEKYFGHYPPNYRNYNRIPFSGYAPKMVEKHKSTYQAHCIIGNAAYDLKSDKRVALHLLTNLLGGPGMNSRLNLSLREKYGLAYNVEASYSPYTDTGIVSIYFGTDKGNIQKSINLVNKELARIRDVKISVLQLHKAKKQLIGQLAIAAESNESQMLSIGKSLLIYNTVDSQEEVARKINTITAESLQEVANEVFSPDQLSTLIFR